In Cloacibacillus sp., the genomic window GGATATGTTCTATATCCGAACATTTAAGCCATTCCCTGTAAAAACCCAGAGTCGTCTCTCCGGGCAAGCCAAATACATGCTTTACCTCATGCAGCCGCAGCATCTCCAATATAATCTGCGCACCTGACATTTTCATACGCATACCCCCACTCAGCATTTGTTTTATTTTGAAAAAATAATTATCGCCGCCCGTCACGGATGAGCAGCTATACTATAAACATAATTATCTGCTCTGTCAACTCAATATAATTACCTTAGAATTTATTTTTAAGCTAATTATGAATAATAATGCCGCCAATTATAGCGCCGTATTACGCAAACAATAAAAGGGCCCGCACCTCAGCGCAGGCCCATAATTATTTATTTTTTGTACCGTGACGATGGAGGAGACCGTCACTCCAGATAAAGTTTTTTAGCGTTGTCAACGACGTCGGTGAGATGTTTTCCCATCAGCAGTGACGCCCTCTCGGGATCGCGGTCCTTTATCGCCTGCAGGACCTTCTCATGTGATACGTTGACGGGCTGGTTATACATTTTGAATGTCCCGATAAAAAAGTCCTGCCACTGGACCGAGAGTCCGATCAAGTCATAAAGGTTGCTGAGTATCGAGCTGCGGGCCATCTTCATGATCGTCTTGTGGAAGGCCGCGGAGTGGTCCGCGTAATTCTCATTTTTCTCCATCCCGCTATACTGGGCCTTAACGATATTTTCCAGTTCGGCGATATCCTCCGGCGTCGCCTTGAGCGCCGCCAGATAGGCCGCCTCACGTTCAAGGGCGCGTCTCGCCGTCAGGATGTCGACGACGTTATAGTTTTGCGTAAGACCCTTTTCCATCAACTTTTTCAGCGTCTCTCCGTACCTTTTGGCCGCCTCAAGATCCGCGAGCCTTTCAATGCCCGTTTCCGTTATGACATGTCCCTGAAACCCCCGGCGTTCAAGCAGCCCCCTTTGGCGGAAAGAGCGGAGCGCCCTGCCGATGCCGGCTTCGCTTATCGAAATACCCTGACGCTCCAACACCTCGCCGATCGCACCAGCTCCCAGCGGCACCCCGGCTTCACGCATCATATGCAGGATAGGGAATTCCAAAGGATTGACATTCTCTTCTACTGTCTTCATAACTTTCCTCCAAACATATTTAAGCAGGCCGCCGCCCCAGGTCGGAGCCGTGAAATAATTATAAGTCACATATAACGACGATTTTATCGCTGCCGGTAATTTTCCGTATAAACCCGTATCATAATGATAACACTGCCCATATGGTTATTCAAACCCGAACTATTTCCTGACAAAAATAAACTTCTATATTAAATTATAATTACGTGATTGACAAATACCCTAGCCTAATGTAGTTTTATTAACGCTTTGGCCAATAACGGCTACTTTATAAAACTTTCAGGAGGCATCTTTATATGGAATCATACGCAACAGATCTGCTGACGGCGCTTGCCGTCGTCATGAACGGAGTGCCGCAGGGACTGCTCTCGCTATCGCTCGGCTTCGCGGCCTTTCCTACCGCGATAGCTTTCCTCATCGGAGCCGCAGGTTCTTTCGCCTTCAATTCCGTGGCGACGATATCCTTCCAGGCGGAGACGATAGCCGTCGCCGGTAAGCTCGGCAGCACGCCGCGTGAAAGGATGAGCCTCGTATTCTGGGGCGCGCTCTTCCTCCTCATCCCCTCGTCGCTCGGCCTCAACGAAAAGATCGTCGAGGTGATCGGCCCCGTCATCGTCAACGCGATGATGGCCGGCGTTGGCGTAATGCTCGCGCTCGTCTCGATCGATATGCTTGAGGCCGAAAAATATTCCGGCATCTCCTCAATGGTGGTCGCCCTCGCCACCTGGTTCATCACCTTCGACCTCGCGAAGACGGTCATCATCTCCGTCATCGCGGCGACGATAGTCTTCAATATCATGAAAAAATATGGAAAAGTCGAGGCGCAGGACCTCTGCGTGGACGAGAGCCGCGAAAGGCTCACGCTGGGAAATATCGAATGGAAGATCTGGAAGTATCCGAAGATCCTCGTCAGCGGCCTTGCCCTCGCCTGCCTCAACATCGGAGCCAACATCAGCTTCGGGAAGATAACAGGCAGTATCGCTAACACCAGCGCGAACATCGATCACCTCGCGATATACTCCTCGCTCGCCGACATGGGCTCCACCTTCTTCGGCGGCGGTCCCGTGGAGGCAATCATCTCCGGAACGGCGACAGCGCCGCACCCTGTGGGAGCCTCCATCCTCATGATGCTGATAATGGCGGCGATACTATTTTTTAAACTGCTGCCCGTCCTTGGCCGCTACGTCCACAGCTCCGCCATCTCCGGCCTCCTCTTCGTTCTCGGCGTCTTCGTCACCTTCATCTCAAACATCCAGGCCGCCATCTCGCTCGCGCCCGCGGCGCAGGGCCCCTTCGGTTTCTCCCCCTGGGGCATGGCCATCGGGGCAACCGTCATCGTCTCCGCCCGCTGGAACCCCTTCTACGGGCTGCTCGCCGGCGTGGCGATCAAGCTGATATTCGGACTATAAGGAGATATGATTATGAATGAAACCTACACTCTGCATGTCGCGGGACTGGCACGGGAGCTGAAAAAGGTTCGCGTGGCCCCCAACCTCCGTATCGCCTCCTTTGTAATGCTCGGAGACACCCAGCTCATCGAAAAATGCGCCGACGCGCTCTATGATGAGATCAAAAAGCTGGGAGCGATAGAGATGCTCGTCTGCCCGGAGGCGAAGGGCATCCCCCTTACGCACGCCCTCGCGGTGCGTATGGGCGTCGACTATGTCGTCGCGCGCAAATCGGTCAAGGGCTATATGGAGCACCCCATCATCGCCGAGGTCAAATCGATCACAACGACGGAAAAGCAGATCATCGTCATTGACGAATTCGACGCCGCGAAACTCAGCGGCAAGAGAGTCTGCGTCGTAGACGACGTCGTATCCACGGGCGGCTCGCTGCGTTCGCTCGAAGAGGTGCTCGCGAAAACAGGCTGCACGGTCGTCAGCAAAGTCGCCGTCCTGCTTGAAGAGGGCGGCTACTCGAAGGACGACCTCATTTACCTGGAGAGGCTGCCGGTCTTTAAAGATCAGTAACGTCCCTTATAGGTTCGTAAAACCCATGTAAAAACGGAAAAGCGGCCCTTTTTTGAGGACCGCTTTTCTCTTTTTCTGCTATTATATTAAAATGAAAAATCATCCGGGGGTACCTTCATGAATAACATACAGCACCTGAGATATGCGGTCGAGGTTGAGAAGACGGGCTCCATTTCACGGGCGGCGGAAAACTTATTTATGGGACAGCCACATTTGAGCAAGGCTATCCGCGAACTTGAGGAGGATATGAATATCACGATATTCAACCGCACCTCCAAGGGCGTCGTGCCGACGCCGCAGGGGGCGCAGTTCCTCAAGTACGCGCGCAACATCCTGATGCAGATAGACGAGCTGGAATCGCTCTACAAACCCTCCGGAGCGCAGGCGTTCAGCCTCTCGCAGCCGCGCGCGAGCTACGCCGCCTACGCATTCACAAAGTTCACCCAGACCCTCGACGGCGGCGAGGCCATCGACCTCAAATACCGGGAGACCAACTCGATGCAGACAATAAAAGACGTCAGCGACGGACATTTCGGCCTCGGCATCGTGCGTTATCAGGACGTTCATGAAAAATACTTCCTCTCGGCGCTCGACAAGCGCGGCCTCAAATACAAGACCATCTGGAACTTCGAGTATCTCGCGCTGATGTCGCGGGAACACCAGCTCGCGGTGGCCCCGGAGATAAGCTACAGTGACCTGCGCCAGTTCACGGAGATCGTACACGACGACAACTCCGTTCCCGCGATGCCCGTCTCCGAGGCGCGGATGCTCGCGCAGAAGCATGAAAAAAAGAAAAAGATCGCCGTCTATGAACGCGGCATACAGTTTGAGCTGCTCCAACGGCTGCCCTGCACCTATATCTGGGTCTCGCCGATGCCGCGCGAGGTGCTCGACTGCTTCAGCCTCGTACAGCGCCCCTGCTGCGACGCCGACAACTCCTTCCGCGATATTCTTATATTCCGAAAAAATTACCGTTTTAGCCGTGAAGATAAGACTTTTATTAAAAAATTAAAAGAAACCGTCGCGGAAGTTTCCGACAACCTCAAATAAGCAGCGTATACCGATATCGTAATATCGATATACTCAAATTAGTACCTGCAATTTGTGAAAGATATAAATTAACATTTACTCCGCAGGGTAGAAAATCACGGGGCATTATGCCCCTATTCGCACTAAGGGGAGTGAATGAAGATGAAATATCCAAAACTGTTCGCACCAGGAAAAATTGGAAATCTCACCGTTAAGAACCGTATCGTCATGGCGGCGCTGGCAATGGGCGCCGCCGAAAAAGATCAGACTATTGGGGCGGCCTTCCTCGCCTATCTGATGGAGCGCGCCAAAGGCGGCGTGGGAATGATCGTGCTTGAAAATACCCGTGTGGACGACAAACACGGCGTCGCCGCCGAATGCCAGGCAAGCGTCGCGCGCGACGAACATATAGCCCCGCTCGCGGCCGCCGCCGAGGCGCTGCATAAAGAGGGCGTGGTCTTCTTCACCCAGCTCCACCACCCCGGACGCGAGACCTTCTCAAACCTCAACGGCGGCGAGCCGGTATGGTCCTCCTCCTCGTGCCCCTGCGGCGTCTGCCAGCAGGAGACGCACGAGATGACGACGGAAGAGGTCGAAGAGGTGATCGCGAAATTCGTCGCGGGCGCCGTTCGCTCGCAGAAGGCGGGCTGCGACGGCGTGGAACTTCACGGCGCGCACGGATACCTCATCAGCCAGTTCCTCAGCCCCTATACGAACCAGCGCACCGACCGCTTCGGCGGCAGCTTTGAGAAGCGCTTCAACTTCGTCAAGGAGATAACCGAGGGCATCCAGAAAGCCTGCGGCAAGGATTTCCCCATCGGCATCCGCCTGACCGTCGACGAGCTGCTCGCGCCGAACGGCGTCAAAGAATACCTCACGCTTGAGGACGGCGTCAAGGTCTGCCAGGCCTGCGAAAAACTGGGCATGGTCTACATCAACGTCTCAAACGGCATATACGAATCGTTCAATTCGCTCTCCGAACCAATGACCTATCCGCAGGGCTGCCGCAGCGAGAGGATACGCGCCGTCAAAGAAAAGGTCGGCATTCCCGTGATCGCCGTCAACATGGTCAAAGAACCCTGGTTCGCGGAAAAGATGCTCGAAGAGGGGCTCGTCGACTTCGTCGGCCTCGGACGCGCCGTCGTCGCCGACCCCCAGTGGGCGAAGAAAGCGTACGAAGGGCGCGAAGACGAGATCAACCGCTGCATCTCCTGCACCTTCTGCTTCGAGACCCTCGTCGCGGACACCATCGCCGGCAAAGGCCCCGTCAAATGCGCGGTAAACCCGCGGGCGGCGCGTGAAACGCTCTACCCCGCATTCAAAAAGGAGGGCGCGGGACGCACGGTCGCGATCGTCGGCTCCGGCCCCGCGGGACTCGAGGCGGCGCGCGTGCTCGCCGAACGAGGCTTCGCCCCCGTAATCTTTGAAAAAGGGGAAAAACCGGGCGGACAGATAAACATCGCCGACAAGCCGCCCCATAAAGAAAAGATCGACTGGATCATTGAATATGAACTGAAACAGCTCGCCATGAAGGGCGTCACGGTAAAGACCAATACGGAGGCGACGCCGGAAAATATCAGGGCGCTGGCCCCCTACGCGGTGATAATCGCGACGGGCGCGGAATCCATCCGTCCGCGGTCGATAAAGGGCGTGAACAACGCCAACGTGCTCACCGTCGACGAGGCGCTGCTCAGCAAGCCAGAGATCAGCGGCAAAAAGGTGCTGCTCATCGGCTCCGGCGCGACAGGGCTCGAGACGGCGGAGTTCCTCTGCGCCAAAGGCAACGAGGTGACAGTGGCGGAGATGCTCGACGCGATCGGCAAAGGCGTCTACGTGCAGCACTACCTTGACGCGATGGACAAGCTTTCAAAGTACGACGTCAAATACCTGCCGAGCCACAAGCTGACGGAGATCACGGCGGACGGCGCGGTGCTCGAAGATCTTAAAGAAAACAAAAACGTCACCGTGCCCGCGGATTACGTTGTGCTCTCCCTCGGCGTCAAATCCATCAACACCCTTGAGGCCGAGTGCAAAAAGTTCTGCGACAAGACCTTCGCCGTCGGCGACGCCCGCCAGCCCGGACGCGTAGAATCGGCGGTACGCGAAGGCTTCGAGGCCGCCTGGAACCTTAAATAAGCATTTCCTGTATGCACATCGATAAAACCCCTCGAAAGAGAGTCCCCGGCCAAGCGCGCCCGCGCGGCCGGGGACTCTTATTAACTCAGACTTAGACCTCTATCGCTGAGACATACACCCGCGCCTTCCTCTCGCCGCGCACCGTAAGCGTTCCGTCCTGGACCATCCGGTTCAAAATTCGTTTTGTCGTGGATTCCGCAAGGCAAAGAATCTCCCTCGCCTCTTTGTTGGAGATGCTTCCGTTCTCTCTCACATAAGCGAATATAAGTTCCTGTCGATCTTTTTTTATCGGCTTTTTATCGGCTTTTTTTATCGGCTTTTTATCGGCTTTTTTTATCGGCTTTTTATCGGCCTGGCGATAGAGGTTCACACGAAAGGTATCACCAATCTCCAGAAACTCCGGTTTTGGAAGCCCAAATTCTTCCGCGCGCTTCAGAATTCGGCGAATACCAGTTCCCCATTCTTCAATCAGCTCCATTCGGCTGAACACTTCTGCGATTGTTCGATTTCTGATTTTTGAACGTCCGCTTATGGCCTCTTCTAAAGTCAATCCACCATAAAGCATCCCAGGAGATGTTACCTCCAAACGATCATCGTAAATGGCAACCTGGACATAAGAATTATCCATATAATTTCGATGGCATACGGCATTTATAATCATCTCTCGTATCGCCCCGACTGGAAGTTCGTACCTGTCTTTTCTTACCAATCCC contains:
- a CDS encoding FCD domain-containing protein, giving the protein MKTVEENVNPLEFPILHMMREAGVPLGAGAIGEVLERQGISISEAGIGRALRSFRQRGLLERRGFQGHVITETGIERLADLEAAKRYGETLKKLMEKGLTQNYNVVDILTARRALEREAAYLAALKATPEDIAELENIVKAQYSGMEKNENYADHSAAFHKTIMKMARSSILSNLYDLIGLSVQWQDFFIGTFKMYNQPVNVSHEKVLQAIKDRDPERASLLMGKHLTDVVDNAKKLYLE
- a CDS encoding NCS2 family permease codes for the protein MESYATDLLTALAVVMNGVPQGLLSLSLGFAAFPTAIAFLIGAAGSFAFNSVATISFQAETIAVAGKLGSTPRERMSLVFWGALFLLIPSSLGLNEKIVEVIGPVIVNAMMAGVGVMLALVSIDMLEAEKYSGISSMVVALATWFITFDLAKTVIISVIAATIVFNIMKKYGKVEAQDLCVDESRERLTLGNIEWKIWKYPKILVSGLALACLNIGANISFGKITGSIANTSANIDHLAIYSSLADMGSTFFGGGPVEAIISGTATAPHPVGASILMMLIMAAILFFKLLPVLGRYVHSSAISGLLFVLGVFVTFISNIQAAISLAPAAQGPFGFSPWGMAIGATVIVSARWNPFYGLLAGVAIKLIFGL
- a CDS encoding phosphoribosyltransferase family protein — its product is MNETYTLHVAGLARELKKVRVAPNLRIASFVMLGDTQLIEKCADALYDEIKKLGAIEMLVCPEAKGIPLTHALAVRMGVDYVVARKSVKGYMEHPIIAEVKSITTTEKQIIVIDEFDAAKLSGKRVCVVDDVVSTGGSLRSLEEVLAKTGCTVVSKVAVLLEEGGYSKDDLIYLERLPVFKDQ
- a CDS encoding LysR family transcriptional regulator is translated as MNNIQHLRYAVEVEKTGSISRAAENLFMGQPHLSKAIRELEEDMNITIFNRTSKGVVPTPQGAQFLKYARNILMQIDELESLYKPSGAQAFSLSQPRASYAAYAFTKFTQTLDGGEAIDLKYRETNSMQTIKDVSDGHFGLGIVRYQDVHEKYFLSALDKRGLKYKTIWNFEYLALMSREHQLAVAPEISYSDLRQFTEIVHDDNSVPAMPVSEARMLAQKHEKKKKIAVYERGIQFELLQRLPCTYIWVSPMPREVLDCFSLVQRPCCDADNSFRDILIFRKNYRFSREDKTFIKKLKETVAEVSDNLK
- a CDS encoding NAD(P)/FAD-dependent oxidoreductase, whose product is MKYPKLFAPGKIGNLTVKNRIVMAALAMGAAEKDQTIGAAFLAYLMERAKGGVGMIVLENTRVDDKHGVAAECQASVARDEHIAPLAAAAEALHKEGVVFFTQLHHPGRETFSNLNGGEPVWSSSSCPCGVCQQETHEMTTEEVEEVIAKFVAGAVRSQKAGCDGVELHGAHGYLISQFLSPYTNQRTDRFGGSFEKRFNFVKEITEGIQKACGKDFPIGIRLTVDELLAPNGVKEYLTLEDGVKVCQACEKLGMVYINVSNGIYESFNSLSEPMTYPQGCRSERIRAVKEKVGIPVIAVNMVKEPWFAEKMLEEGLVDFVGLGRAVVADPQWAKKAYEGREDEINRCISCTFCFETLVADTIAGKGPVKCAVNPRAARETLYPAFKKEGAGRTVAIVGSGPAGLEAARVLAERGFAPVIFEKGEKPGGQINIADKPPHKEKIDWIIEYELKQLAMKGVTVKTNTEATPENIRALAPYAVIIATGAESIRPRSIKGVNNANVLTVDEALLSKPEISGKKVLLIGSGATGLETAEFLCAKGNEVTVAEMLDAIGKGVYVQHYLDAMDKLSKYDVKYLPSHKLTEITADGAVLEDLKENKNVTVPADYVVLSLGVKSINTLEAECKKFCDKTFAVGDARQPGRVESAVREGFEAAWNLK